The DNA region AAAGAATTTATGACTTTTGTGATGATGAATGAATTTGATAATATTATTGATATTGGATGTGGTCAAGGATATTTTCTTGAAAATCTTAAAATAAATGGAAAAAAAGCTTTTGGTATTGATTTAAGTGCTGAACAAATAAAAGTATGTGAACAAAGAGGCGTTGATGCTAAATGTATGCCTTTACATGATGTAAAAGAAAAATTTGATTGTGCAACTGCTATTTTTGATGTAGTAAATTATATACCTAAAAATTATTTAAAAGATTTTTTTGTAGATACTTATAATGTTTTAAATGAAAATGGTTATTATATGTTTGATGTAAACTCACTATATGGTTTTAGTGTAGTTGCAGATGGAAGTTTGACTATAAATAAAGAAGAGAAGTTTATAGCTGTTGATGCTGTTTATGATGAAGATGAATTAAATACAAATATTATTTTATTTGATAAACAAAAAGATGGTTTATATAAAAAAGAAGAAGATATGATAACTCAATATTATCATGATATTCCAAGTTTAAAAAAAGTTTTAAATGAAGTTGGTTTTGTTGTTGAGTCTGTAACGGATTATAATTTACATGATTTTGATAAACCAGATAAACATATGTTAATTTGTAAAAAAGTATCAAAATAAAAAAGGCAGAAGCCTTTTTTTATTAAGTATTAATATTTTCTCCAAGAAGATTATAAATCACTCTTTTCCCATAAATCTCATCTGTGGCTCTTTCATTACCTTTTATTGAAGGTTTATTAACTAGATTGAAATCAGAAGAGTGATGAATAAATTTTTTTCTTAGTTTTTTATATTTTAAATCATCTATTTTTTCAAAAGCTTGTATTTTTTTATTTATATCACTTAATAAATCAAAATCCTCATCTTTTAGTTTTTTAGTCTGTTTTAGTGTTGATAGTTTATATTTCTCATCTAAGTTTCTTTTTAGTGGTACTCTATCTTCTTCTTTTCTTTTTTTATCTTTATCCGTAGCAATTTTATGAAGTAGATTCAAAATAACTAATTCATATTCCCATGAAATATTTGTTCTACACATATAAGCACCACTTGTATTGATTTGATTATAATTTCTTGATTTCTCATAAAATATACCATCTTCTTTTAGTTCGTATAAGCTATTAGTACCTTTTATTAATTTATCAGTATTTTCTAACCATCCATATTTATTATTCCATGCTTTTATTTTATTATTATTTCCTGAATAATATTCTAAAACTTTTACACTTTCTATGTTCCCAAAGTTTTCGTACCCTCCACCCACATCAGCATGAGCTCCAGGTACAATAAACTCTTTAAGATTACCATCTTCTTTTAAAATAGCTTTGTTTTTATCTTTAAAAATTGAGTATGCCTCAAAGTTATATCTATATTCATCTGCTGCCATAAGATGAAAAACAGAACCAATCTTATTTTTATCAAACTCTAATCTTAAATCTTTCCAATCATCTGATTGTCTTACTCCATAATGTGTAACAGTATCGACTATATTAGCATGCCTAAAAGAAATAGTATCAATAGAGATTTCATCTTCACCAAAATATGGATTTTCTTCATATATTGTAGCAGTTCTTGATCCTGCACTTATTGTTCTTTTTATTTGTTTTATATCAGTTCTTAAGGGATTAAAAAAAACTCTATTTTCTATTTTTGTATATAAACCATCTTGATATGGAAAAAAACAAGAAAATATATCTTTTTCTTTTGTATTTAGTGCATATTTTAGATATTCATCTTCTTTTTTTATTAATTCAAACTCTTTTTGAATAGAACAGATAAAATGTCTAGCTTCTGTAGCACCTCTA from Malaciobacter molluscorum LMG 25693 includes:
- a CDS encoding class I SAM-dependent DNA methyltransferase; the protein is MGLDLYSRIEQYLDFEDEVYSLHKEFMTFVMMNEFDNIIDIGCGQGYFLENLKINGKKAFGIDLSAEQIKVCEQRGVDAKCMPLHDVKEKFDCATAIFDVVNYIPKNYLKDFFVDTYNVLNENGYYMFDVNSLYGFSVVADGSLTINKEEKFIAVDAVYDEDELNTNIILFDKQKDGLYKKEEDMITQYYHDIPSLKKVLNEVGFVVESVTDYNLHDFDKPDKHMLICKKVSK